The following are encoded in a window of Pseudalgibacter alginicilyticus genomic DNA:
- a CDS encoding sulfatase family protein, whose translation MKINCRFLLFIILLSSYVFGQKTSNGKPNLVIIFTDDQGYGDLSCFGGAHVYTPNIDRMANEGAKLTSFYMASPLCTPSRAALMTGSYPRRISMEPPSSLAVDLPNVPKGKKFPVCLAADGNGLNPNEVTLAEIAKSVGYSTGMFGKWHLGDQPEFLPTQQGFDEFFGLPYSHDIAPIHPRQQFFKFPSLPLLEGEKVIELDPNKDNLTQRVTQRAVQFIKEHKDENFFLYVPHPIPHGPVAASNEIKKEYANLLKSGVKADDNIYATAIYEIDWSVGQVLKTLKEQGIDDNTIVLFTSDNGAANKRGSTKPLRGHKGQTLEGGMRVPAVIRWPAKIKVGIEIDELLTSMDVLPTFAKLIGATLSKNTIDGKDIMPVLTTQAKTPHEYFFYSHWGTLEAVRWRDWKLRIIKGEEALYNLKKDIAEKTNLKDEYPDIVFQLKNAMEKFDAEMVENARPVGQVENPKALTINLNKKLK comes from the coding sequence ATGAAAATAAATTGCCGTTTTTTATTATTCATAATATTATTAAGTAGCTATGTTTTTGGTCAAAAAACCAGTAATGGCAAACCTAATTTGGTCATTATTTTTACTGATGATCAGGGCTATGGTGATTTGAGTTGTTTTGGTGGTGCCCACGTTTACACTCCTAATATTGATAGAATGGCAAATGAGGGAGCTAAGTTAACTAGTTTTTATATGGCATCTCCACTGTGTACTCCATCCAGAGCAGCATTAATGACGGGGTCTTATCCTAGAAGAATAAGTATGGAACCACCTTCTAGTTTAGCCGTAGATTTGCCAAATGTTCCTAAAGGGAAAAAATTTCCTGTTTGTTTGGCTGCTGATGGAAATGGATTAAATCCTAATGAAGTTACGCTTGCAGAAATCGCAAAATCCGTAGGGTATAGCACCGGAATGTTTGGAAAATGGCACTTAGGAGATCAACCTGAATTTTTACCTACTCAACAAGGTTTTGATGAGTTTTTTGGTTTGCCTTACAGTCATGATATTGCGCCAATACATCCAAGACAACAATTTTTTAAATTTCCATCACTTCCTCTTTTAGAAGGTGAAAAAGTAATAGAATTAGATCCTAATAAGGATAATCTAACCCAAAGAGTTACGCAAAGAGCTGTTCAATTTATCAAAGAGCACAAAGATGAAAACTTCTTTTTATATGTGCCACACCCAATTCCTCATGGACCTGTAGCAGCTTCTAATGAAATTAAAAAGGAGTATGCAAACTTGTTAAAAAGTGGTGTAAAAGCTGATGATAATATATACGCAACTGCTATTTATGAAATTGATTGGTCAGTAGGACAAGTATTAAAAACCTTAAAAGAACAAGGCATTGATGATAATACTATTGTGCTGTTTACGAGTGATAACGGTGCTGCCAACAAAAGAGGTTCTACCAAACCTTTAAGGGGGCACAAAGGACAAACTTTAGAAGGTGGCATGCGTGTGCCAGCAGTAATTCGCTGGCCAGCAAAAATTAAGGTTGGAATTGAAATTGATGAATTATTAACAAGCATGGATGTGCTACCTACTTTTGCAAAATTAATAGGAGCAACATTATCTAAAAATACCATTGATGGAAAAGACATCATGCCAGTGCTTACCACACAAGCAAAAACACCGCATGAATATTTTTTCTATTCTCATTGGGGAACTTTAGAAGCAGTAAGATGGAGAGATTGGAAGTTGAGAATTATTAAAGGAGAAGAAGCATTATATAATTTAAAAAAGGATATAGCAGAAAAGACCAACCTTAAAGACGAATATCCAGATATTGTTTTTCAACTTAAAAATGCAATGGAAAAATTTGATGCAGAAATGGTTGAAAATGCACGTCCGGTAGGGCAAGTAGAAAATCCTAAAGCACTTACGATAAACTTAAACAAAAAATTAAAATGA
- a CDS encoding SGNH/GDSL hydrolase family protein, with product MKKIVRILLLFVVVITAIAFSKKKQKVLIVGDSISIGYTPFVKESLKEVAEVVHNPGNAKHTGNGLKHIEDWIGDEQWDIIHFNWGLWDLCYRHPDSKVQGQRDKANGTITFSIEDYERNLRAIVKKIKQKSNAKLIFVTTSYVPTEEAGRYVEDAIKYNKVARKVMQENGVEINDIYKVSKKIHQEYGKGNDDVHYTPKGYEELGKPIAKFLEKELK from the coding sequence ATGAAAAAAATAGTTAGAATATTACTATTGTTTGTTGTGGTAATTACAGCCATAGCTTTCAGTAAAAAGAAACAAAAAGTATTAATTGTAGGAGACTCTATATCTATTGGTTACACACCTTTTGTAAAAGAAAGTTTAAAAGAGGTCGCTGAGGTTGTACACAATCCAGGAAATGCAAAACATACGGGTAATGGATTAAAACATATTGAAGATTGGATTGGGGATGAACAGTGGGATATCATTCATTTTAATTGGGGATTGTGGGATTTATGTTATAGACATCCAGATTCTAAAGTACAAGGGCAAAGAGATAAAGCCAATGGAACAATTACTTTTTCTATAGAAGATTACGAACGTAATTTAAGGGCTATTGTTAAAAAAATAAAACAAAAATCTAATGCTAAATTAATTTTTGTAACTACCTCTTATGTTCCTACAGAAGAAGCAGGAAGATATGTAGAAGATGCTATCAAATATAACAAAGTAGCACGTAAGGTGATGCAGGAAAATGGTGTTGAAATTAATGATATCTATAAAGTTTCTAAAAAAATACATCAAGAATATGGAAAAGGAAATGATGATGTACATTATACTCCAAAAGGGTATGAAGAATTAGGGAAACCCATTGCTAAATTTTTAGAAAAAGAGCTGAAGTAA